In a single window of the Pandoraea pulmonicola genome:
- a CDS encoding nicotinate-nucleotide adenylyltransferase — translation MTVFSTAANAAPGAKRRRIGVLGGTFDPIHTGHLALGALFAHTLALDELVLMPAGQQPQKQGSTTAEHRLAMTRLAAEGLAADLARTHPATQLIVSTREIERAGPSYTVDTLRELRGDIGPEASLSLLIGSDQLVRLDTWHAWRELFDYAHVCAAARPGFSREAASPTLRQVFAEREKSALGVQSTPCGGILIDDSLAVDISATELRATLAHARDAATPPANLPESVWQYIRAQHLYRA, via the coding sequence ATGACCGTCTTCTCCACTGCCGCGAACGCGGCACCGGGCGCCAAACGGCGGCGCATCGGTGTGCTGGGCGGCACGTTCGACCCGATCCACACCGGTCATCTCGCCCTTGGCGCCCTGTTCGCCCACACCCTGGCGCTCGATGAACTGGTGCTCATGCCCGCCGGCCAGCAACCTCAGAAACAGGGCAGCACCACCGCCGAGCACCGTCTGGCCATGACGCGGCTGGCCGCCGAAGGGCTGGCGGCCGATCTGGCGCGCACGCACCCGGCCACGCAACTGATCGTCAGCACGCGCGAAATCGAGCGTGCGGGGCCGAGCTACACCGTCGACACGCTACGTGAGCTGCGCGGCGATATCGGCCCCGAGGCGTCGCTCTCGCTGCTGATCGGCTCGGACCAGTTGGTGCGGCTCGATACGTGGCACGCCTGGCGCGAATTATTCGATTACGCGCACGTCTGCGCGGCGGCGCGCCCCGGTTTCAGCCGCGAGGCGGCGTCCCCGACACTGCGCCAGGTCTTCGCCGAGCGGGAGAAGTCCGCGCTCGGGGTACAATCCACGCCATGCGGCGGCATCCTGATCGACGACTCCCTGGCCGTCGACATCTCCGCCACCGAGTTGCGCGCCACGCTGGCGCACGCGCGAGACGCGGCCACGCCCCCGGCGAACCTGCCCGAATCCGTGTGGCAGTACATCCGCGCGCAGCACCTGTATCGCGCCTGA
- the rlmH gene encoding 23S rRNA (pseudouridine(1915)-N(3))-methyltransferase RlmH translates to MRLFILAVGHKMPGWIETAFAEYAKRMPPELRIELKEIKPEQRSNSRTAETVMAAEAQRIEAALPRGCRLVCLDERGQDLTTMRLAQSLTTWQQDGRDVAFVIGGADGLDPALKSRADTLIRLSSLTLPHGMVRVLLAEQLYRAWSINANHPYHRV, encoded by the coding sequence ATGCGTCTGTTCATCCTCGCCGTCGGGCACAAGATGCCCGGCTGGATCGAGACGGCCTTCGCCGAGTACGCCAAGCGCATGCCGCCCGAGCTGCGCATCGAACTCAAGGAAATCAAGCCGGAGCAACGCTCCAACTCCCGCACGGCCGAGACGGTCATGGCCGCCGAGGCACAGCGCATCGAAGCGGCCCTGCCGCGCGGCTGCCGCCTCGTCTGCCTGGACGAGCGCGGGCAGGATCTCACCACCATGCGTCTGGCCCAGTCGCTCACGACGTGGCAGCAGGACGGCCGCGACGTCGCGTTCGTGATCGGTGGCGCCGACGGATTAGACCCCGCCCTCAAATCGCGCGCCGACACCCTTATCCGCCTGTCCAGCCTCACCCTGCCGCACGGCATGGTGCGCGTGCTGCTCGCCGAGCAGCTCTATCGCGCATGGAGCATCAACGCCAACCACCCCTATCACCGGGTGTGA
- a CDS encoding Maf family protein: MPYIYLASQSPRRQELLHQLGVRFELLLPQADEDAEALEAVLPGEPPDDYVQRVTRAKAEAALARLSRAGLPGAPILAADTTVCLDGTILGKPFDDADACAVLARLSGTRHRVLTAVAVCADGKIHQAVNISHVWFRPLRRDEIEHYVASGEPRGKAGAYGIQGKAAEFVMRIDGSYSGIMGLPLCETAALLRQAGVDF, encoded by the coding sequence ATGCCGTACATCTATCTCGCTTCGCAAAGCCCCCGCCGTCAGGAATTGCTGCACCAGCTCGGCGTTCGTTTCGAGCTGCTGCTGCCTCAGGCGGACGAGGACGCCGAAGCGCTCGAAGCCGTGCTGCCCGGCGAGCCGCCCGACGACTACGTGCAGCGCGTCACGCGCGCCAAGGCCGAAGCGGCGCTTGCGCGCTTGTCGCGCGCCGGACTGCCCGGCGCGCCGATCCTCGCGGCCGACACCACCGTCTGTCTTGACGGCACCATCCTGGGCAAGCCGTTCGACGACGCCGATGCGTGCGCCGTGCTCGCCCGCCTGTCGGGCACGCGTCATCGCGTGCTGACGGCTGTGGCCGTCTGCGCCGACGGCAAGATTCACCAGGCGGTGAACATCTCGCATGTCTGGTTCCGTCCGCTGCGCCGCGACGAAATCGAGCACTACGTCGCCTCGGGCGAGCCGCGCGGCAAGGCCGGCGCTTACGGCATTCAGGGCAAGGCTGCCGAATTCGTCATGCGCATCGACGGCAGCTACTCGGGCATCATGGGCTTGCCGCTTTGCGAGACCGCCGCGCTCTTGCGCCAGGCGGGCGTCGACTTCTGA
- the rng gene encoding ribonuclease G, translated as MNEDILVNITPQETRVALMQLGAVQELHIERTLSRGLVGNIYLGKVVRVLPGMQSAFIDIGLERAAFLHVADIWHPRVNNDTSVPHPQPPIEKTVFEGQTLMVQVIKDPIGTKGARLSTQISIAGRTLVYLPQEPHIGISQRIESETEREALRSKIQALVPADEKGGFIVRTIAEDAADAELANDIAYLRKSWQTIGEQSTRMPAPALLYQDLNLAQRVLRDFVHEDTGKILVDSRETFQKLAEFAATYTPAVLGKLTHYTGERPLFDLYNVETEIERALSRRVDLKSGGYLMIDQTEAMTTIDVNTGGYVGARNFDDTIFKTNLEAALMIARQLRLRNLGGIIIIDFIDMESAEHRDSVLAELKKALARDRTRITVNGFSQLGLVEMTRKRTRESLAHVLCEPCAVCQGKGQVKTPRTLCYDILREILRESRQFNPREFRLIASQEVVDLFLEEESQHLAMLIDFIGKPISLQVESTFHQEQYDIILM; from the coding sequence ATGAACGAAGACATTCTGGTCAACATCACGCCGCAGGAAACCCGTGTGGCGCTCATGCAGCTCGGCGCCGTGCAGGAACTGCACATCGAGCGCACGCTCTCGCGCGGCCTGGTCGGCAACATCTATCTGGGCAAGGTCGTGCGCGTGCTGCCCGGCATGCAATCGGCCTTCATCGACATCGGCCTGGAGCGCGCGGCGTTCCTGCACGTGGCGGACATCTGGCATCCGCGCGTGAACAACGACACGTCGGTGCCGCATCCGCAGCCCCCGATCGAGAAGACCGTCTTCGAGGGGCAGACGCTCATGGTGCAGGTCATCAAGGATCCGATCGGCACGAAGGGCGCGCGACTGTCCACGCAGATCAGCATTGCCGGGCGCACGCTCGTGTATCTGCCGCAGGAGCCGCATATCGGCATCTCGCAGCGCATCGAGAGCGAGACGGAGCGCGAGGCGCTGCGCAGCAAGATCCAGGCACTCGTACCGGCAGACGAAAAGGGCGGTTTCATCGTGCGCACCATCGCCGAGGATGCCGCCGACGCGGAGCTCGCCAACGACATCGCCTACCTGCGCAAGTCGTGGCAGACCATCGGCGAGCAGAGCACGCGCATGCCGGCGCCCGCGCTGCTGTATCAGGACCTGAATCTCGCTCAGCGCGTGCTGCGCGACTTCGTGCACGAGGACACCGGCAAGATCCTCGTCGATTCGCGCGAGACGTTCCAGAAGCTCGCGGAATTCGCCGCGACCTATACGCCGGCGGTACTCGGCAAGCTCACGCATTACACCGGCGAGCGGCCGCTGTTCGATCTGTACAACGTGGAGACGGAAATCGAACGGGCGTTGTCGCGCCGCGTCGATCTGAAGTCCGGCGGTTACCTGATGATCGATCAGACCGAGGCGATGACGACCATCGACGTGAACACCGGCGGCTACGTCGGTGCGCGCAACTTCGACGACACGATATTCAAGACCAACCTCGAAGCGGCGCTGATGATCGCGCGCCAGTTGCGGCTGCGCAATCTCGGCGGGATCATCATCATCGACTTCATCGACATGGAAAGTGCCGAGCATCGCGATTCGGTGCTGGCCGAGCTCAAGAAGGCGCTCGCGCGCGACCGCACGCGCATCACCGTGAACGGCTTCTCACAACTGGGCCTCGTGGAAATGACCCGCAAGCGCACGCGCGAGTCGCTCGCTCACGTGCTGTGCGAGCCGTGTGCCGTGTGCCAGGGCAAGGGCCAGGTGAAGACGCCCCGCACGCTGTGCTACGACATCCTGCGCGAGATTCTGCGCGAATCGCGTCAGTTCAACCCGCGCGAATTCCGGTTGATCGCCTCGCAGGAAGTCGTCGATCTCTTCCTCGAAGAAGAATCGCAGCATCTGGCGATGCTCATCGACTTCATCGGCAAGCCGATCTCCCTGCAAGTCGAATCGACGTTCCACCAGGAACAGTACGACATCATTCTGATGTAA
- the ugpE gene encoding sn-glycerol-3-phosphate ABC transporter permease UgpE, which produces MIENRRGLDIFCHVMLVSGVLLVVFPLYVAFVAATMNEREIFNVPLSLVPSTHLFQNLSTVWNQGTGDSAMPFGLMLGNSLLMALVITIGKISVSILSAFAIVYFRFPLRNLFFWLIFVTLMLPVEVRIFPTVQVISSLGLINSYVGLTVPLIASATATFLFRQFFMTLPDELVEAARIDGAGPMRFFFDVLLPLSKTNIAALFVITFIYGWNQYLWPILVTNAPSMTTAVVGIKSMIGSGDTATQWQLVMSATLLAMLPPLAVVLLMQRWFVRGLVDSEK; this is translated from the coding sequence ATGATCGAGAATCGTCGCGGCCTGGATATCTTCTGCCACGTCATGCTGGTGAGCGGCGTGCTGCTGGTGGTCTTTCCGCTCTATGTGGCGTTCGTCGCCGCCACCATGAACGAGCGCGAAATCTTCAACGTGCCCCTGTCGCTGGTGCCGAGCACGCACCTGTTCCAGAACCTCTCCACCGTCTGGAACCAGGGCACGGGCGATTCGGCCATGCCGTTCGGCCTGATGCTCGGCAACAGCCTGCTCATGGCGCTGGTCATCACGATCGGCAAGATCTCGGTGTCGATCCTGTCGGCGTTCGCCATCGTGTATTTCCGCTTCCCGTTGCGCAACCTGTTCTTCTGGCTGATCTTCGTCACGCTGATGCTGCCGGTCGAAGTGCGGATCTTCCCGACGGTGCAGGTCATCTCGAGCCTCGGGCTGATCAACAGCTACGTGGGCCTGACCGTGCCGCTCATCGCTTCGGCCACGGCCACGTTCCTGTTCCGGCAGTTCTTCATGACGCTGCCCGACGAGCTCGTGGAAGCCGCGCGCATCGACGGCGCCGGCCCGATGCGCTTCTTCTTCGATGTGCTGCTGCCGCTGTCGAAGACCAACATCGCGGCGCTGTTCGTCATCACCTTCATCTACGGTTGGAATCAGTACCTGTGGCCGATTCTGGTGACCAACGCGCCATCGATGACGACGGCCGTCGTGGGCATCAAGAGCATGATCGGCAGTGGCGACACCGCCACGCAATGGCAGCTCGTCATGAGCGCCACGCTGCTCGCCATGCTGCCGCCGCTCGCGGTGGTTCTGCTCATGCAGCGCTGGTTCGTGCGTGGTCTGGTCGATTCGGAAAAGTAA
- the hemF gene encoding oxygen-dependent coproporphyrinogen oxidase, giving the protein MTVQDAAPAPDTAAVRTYLLGLQDRIVETLERLDGKRFFADDWQRPADSPLRGDGRTRVLDDGDFFERGGVNFSHVLGDKLPGSASASRPELAGRGFEALGVSLVMHPRNPYCPTVHFNVRILIATAPGEAPAFWFGGGMDLTPYYAFEEDCRHFHQTCKNALDPFGAEWYPRFKTWCDEYFYLKHRQEPRGIGGIFFDDFSGGGFDTGFAVMQSVGDAFLDAYVPIVERRRGMPYGEHERDFQAHRRGRYVEFNLVWDRGTHFGLQSGGRTESILMSMPPIVKWHYDWKPAPGTPEAKLYTDFLVRREWV; this is encoded by the coding sequence ATGACAGTGCAAGACGCTGCACCGGCGCCGGATACGGCGGCCGTACGTACTTATCTTCTCGGGCTTCAGGACCGCATCGTCGAGACGCTCGAACGTCTGGACGGCAAACGCTTCTTCGCCGACGACTGGCAACGCCCGGCCGACAGCCCCCTGCGTGGCGACGGTCGCACCCGCGTTCTCGACGACGGCGACTTCTTCGAGCGCGGCGGCGTGAACTTCTCCCACGTGCTCGGCGACAAGCTGCCGGGCTCGGCGAGTGCATCGCGCCCCGAACTGGCCGGACGCGGCTTCGAGGCGCTCGGCGTCTCGCTCGTGATGCATCCGCGCAATCCTTACTGTCCCACGGTGCACTTCAATGTGCGCATCCTGATCGCCACCGCGCCCGGCGAAGCGCCGGCGTTCTGGTTCGGCGGCGGCATGGACCTCACGCCCTACTACGCGTTCGAAGAGGACTGCCGGCACTTTCACCAGACCTGCAAGAACGCGCTCGATCCGTTCGGCGCCGAGTGGTATCCGCGCTTCAAGACGTGGTGCGACGAGTATTTCTACCTGAAACATCGTCAGGAACCGCGCGGCATCGGCGGCATCTTCTTCGACGACTTCTCGGGCGGTGGCTTCGACACGGGCTTCGCCGTCATGCAAAGCGTGGGCGACGCCTTCCTCGATGCCTACGTGCCGATCGTCGAGCGCCGCCGCGGCATGCCGTACGGCGAGCACGAGCGCGATTTTCAGGCGCACCGGCGCGGCCGCTACGTCGAATTCAACCTGGTCTGGGACCGAGGTACGCACTTCGGCCTGCAGTCGGGCGGACGCACCGAGTCGATTCTGATGTCGATGCCGCCGATCGTGAAGTGGCACTACGACTGGAAGCCGGCGCCGGGCACGCCCGAGGCGAAGCTGTACACGGACTTCCTCGTGCGCCGCGAGTGGGTGTAA
- the rsfS gene encoding ribosome silencing factor, translating to MDIRKLQRLIVDALEDVKAQDIKVFNTSHLTALFDRVVIASGTSNRQTKALAASVRDKVKAGGGDIVSMEGEDVGEWVLVDTGDAIVHIMQPALRQYYNLEEIWGEKPVRLKAAGTKAGAKASAQADEEDEEDEDAAAEAPAPARRKAK from the coding sequence ATGGATATTCGCAAACTGCAGCGCCTCATCGTCGACGCCCTCGAAGACGTCAAGGCTCAGGACATCAAGGTTTTCAACACCTCGCATCTCACCGCACTGTTCGACCGCGTGGTCATCGCGAGCGGCACCTCCAACCGCCAGACCAAGGCACTCGCCGCGAGCGTGCGGGACAAGGTCAAGGCCGGCGGCGGCGACATCGTCAGCATGGAAGGCGAAGATGTGGGCGAATGGGTACTGGTCGACACGGGCGATGCCATCGTGCACATCATGCAGCCGGCGCTGCGCCAGTACTACAACCTGGAAGAAATCTGGGGCGAGAAGCCCGTGCGCCTGAAGGCGGCGGGCACGAAGGCCGGCGCCAAGGCAAGCGCGCAAGCGGACGAGGAGGACGAGGAGGACGAAGACGCCGCCGCCGAAGCGCCCGCCCCCGCCCGCCGCAAGGCCAAGTAA
- the ugpB gene encoding sn-glycerol-3-phosphate ABC transporter substrate-binding protein UgpB has product MKQPSLRKFALAGAAAAMALGMSTSALAATEIQFWHSMESALGERVNQIANDFNASQSDYKIVPIYKGNYEQGLAAGIAAFRAGNAPAILQVYEVGTATMMQAKKAVKPVWEVMKDAGEPFDEKAFVPTVASYYADSKTNHLVSMPFNSSTPVLYYNKDAFKKAGLDPNTPPKTWADVKADAQKLKAAGLACGFTMGWQSWTQLENYSAWHALPFATRNNGFDGLDAKLEFNGPQQVKHIQFLADMAKEGTFTYVGRKDEVTSKFYSGDCGIAMTTSGALANIAKYAKFSYGVGMMPYDADVKGAPQNAIIGGASLWVLGGKSPAEYKGVAKFLNYLASPAVAAKWHQDTGYLPVTKAAYELTEKQGFYAKHPGADMAIKQMLNKPPLPFTRGLRLGNMPQIRTVIDEELEGVWSGKQAPKAALDKAVSRGDDLLRRFEKSGS; this is encoded by the coding sequence ATGAAGCAACCTTCCCTGCGTAAATTCGCCCTGGCCGGCGCTGCGGCGGCAATGGCGCTCGGCATGAGCACCTCGGCCCTGGCCGCCACCGAGATCCAGTTCTGGCACTCGATGGAATCGGCCCTCGGCGAGCGCGTGAACCAGATCGCCAACGACTTCAACGCATCGCAAAGCGACTACAAGATCGTGCCCATCTACAAGGGCAATTACGAACAGGGTCTGGCGGCCGGCATCGCGGCCTTCCGCGCCGGCAACGCCCCGGCGATCCTGCAGGTATACGAAGTGGGCACCGCCACGATGATGCAGGCCAAGAAGGCCGTGAAGCCGGTGTGGGAAGTGATGAAGGACGCCGGCGAGCCGTTCGACGAGAAGGCGTTCGTGCCGACCGTGGCGAGCTACTACGCCGACAGCAAGACGAACCACCTCGTCTCGATGCCGTTCAACAGCTCGACGCCGGTGCTGTACTACAACAAGGACGCCTTCAAGAAGGCCGGCCTCGACCCGAACACCCCGCCCAAGACCTGGGCCGACGTAAAGGCCGACGCCCAGAAACTCAAGGCCGCCGGTCTGGCATGCGGCTTCACCATGGGCTGGCAGAGCTGGACGCAGCTCGAGAACTACAGCGCGTGGCACGCCCTGCCGTTCGCGACCCGGAACAACGGCTTCGACGGCCTCGACGCCAAGCTCGAATTCAACGGCCCGCAGCAGGTCAAGCACATCCAGTTCCTGGCCGACATGGCCAAGGAAGGCACGTTCACGTACGTGGGCCGCAAGGATGAAGTGACCTCGAAGTTCTACAGCGGCGATTGCGGTATCGCCATGACGACCTCGGGCGCGCTCGCCAACATCGCCAAGTACGCCAAGTTCAGCTACGGCGTGGGCATGATGCCGTACGACGCCGACGTGAAGGGCGCGCCGCAAAACGCCATCATCGGCGGCGCCAGCCTGTGGGTGCTCGGCGGCAAGTCGCCGGCCGAGTACAAGGGCGTGGCCAAGTTCCTGAACTACCTCGCCTCGCCGGCCGTGGCGGCCAAGTGGCACCAGGACACGGGCTATCTGCCGGTGACGAAGGCCGCCTACGAGCTGACCGAGAAGCAGGGCTTCTACGCGAAGCACCCGGGCGCCGACATGGCCATCAAGCAGATGCTCAACAAGCCGCCCCTGCCGTTCACGCGCGGCCTGCGCCTGGGCAACATGCCGCAGATCCGTACGGTGATCGACGAGGAACTCGAAGGCGTGTGGAGCGGCAAGCAGGCGCCGAAGGCCGCACTCGACAAGGCGGTCTCGCGTGGCGACGACCTGCTGCGCCGCTTCGAGAAGTCGGGGAGCTAA
- a CDS encoding sn-glycerol-3-phosphate import ATP-binding protein UgpC gives MANLKLHSVKKTYDQKNYVLHGVDIDIQDGEFVVIVGPSGCGKSTLLRMVAGLESVSEGSILIGSQVVNQLEPKDRNIAMVFQNYALYPHMNVRENMSYGLKIRGIDKKAIEERVLAAARILELEPLLARKPRELSGGQRQRVAMGRAIVREPAVFLFDEPLSNLDAKLRVQMRLEIQRLHKRLKTTSLYVTHDQVEAMTLADRVIVMNKGYAEQIGTPSDVYERPASLFVASFMGSPAMNLLKGRVDTEGRTFQVDGGGPSLRLPPTSLAHANRELVLGVRPEHLVPAEQKDGIGAFAAQTSILVDQLELLGADNLAHGRWGEQPVTVRLPHELRPAAGTIVPLAISARSLHLFDPSTGKRVEA, from the coding sequence ATGGCAAATCTCAAACTCCATAGCGTCAAGAAAACCTACGACCAAAAGAACTACGTCCTGCATGGCGTCGACATCGACATCCAGGACGGCGAATTCGTGGTCATCGTGGGGCCGTCGGGCTGCGGCAAGTCGACGCTGCTGCGCATGGTCGCCGGCCTCGAGTCGGTGAGCGAAGGCAGCATCCTGATCGGCTCGCAGGTCGTCAACCAGCTGGAACCGAAGGATCGCAACATCGCGATGGTGTTCCAGAACTACGCCCTGTATCCGCACATGAACGTACGCGAGAACATGTCGTACGGCCTGAAGATCCGGGGTATCGACAAGAAGGCGATCGAGGAGCGCGTGCTCGCCGCGGCGCGCATTCTCGAGCTCGAACCGCTGCTCGCCCGCAAGCCGCGCGAGCTCTCGGGCGGTCAGCGTCAGCGCGTGGCGATGGGCCGTGCCATCGTGCGCGAGCCGGCCGTCTTCCTGTTCGACGAACCGCTCTCGAACCTCGACGCGAAGCTGCGCGTGCAAATGCGCCTGGAAATCCAACGCCTGCACAAGCGCCTGAAGACCACCAGCCTGTACGTGACGCACGATCAGGTCGAAGCCATGACGCTGGCCGATCGCGTGATCGTCATGAACAAGGGCTACGCCGAGCAGATCGGCACGCCGTCGGACGTGTACGAGCGCCCGGCGTCGCTGTTCGTGGCGAGCTTCATGGGCTCGCCCGCGATGAACCTGCTCAAGGGGCGCGTGGATACGGAAGGCCGCACCTTCCAGGTCGACGGCGGCGGCCCCTCGCTGCGCCTGCCGCCGACGAGCCTGGCCCACGCCAACCGCGAACTGGTGCTCGGCGTGCGTCCGGAGCACCTGGTGCCGGCCGAACAGAAGGACGGCATCGGCGCGTTCGCCGCGCAGACGAGCATCCTCGTCGATCAGCTCGAACTTCTGGGCGCCGACAACCTCGCGCATGGCCGCTGGGGCGAGCAGCCCGTGACGGTGCGCCTGCCGCATGAACTGCGTCCGGCCGCGGGCACGATCGTGCCGCTGGCCATCTCGGCGCGCTCGCTGCATCTGTTCGATCCGTCGACCGGCAAGCGGGTGGAGGCATGA
- the ugpQ gene encoding glycerophosphodiester phosphodiesterase, whose product MSDTSSSHLWPAWPYPRIVSHRGGGKLAPENTLAAFEMGASLGLHMVEFDAKLSADNVVFLLHDDTVDRTSDGHGAAAQMTYAEIEKLDAGSWFDARFAGQKMPTLAQVAERCEALGLAANVEIKPCPGREAETGKRVAEAVRTLWAGQAVQPLLSSFSYEALEAAAAAAPELPRGMLYEAVPAHWRDDARKLGTVSLHASHKHLDGPQVAEIKAYGLQMLVYTVNDPARARELAAWGVDAICTDRIDLIGDDFLTAA is encoded by the coding sequence ATGAGCGATACCTCGTCCTCCCACCTGTGGCCCGCCTGGCCGTATCCGCGCATCGTCTCGCACCGCGGCGGCGGCAAGCTGGCCCCCGAGAACACGCTCGCGGCCTTCGAGATGGGCGCTTCGCTCGGCCTGCACATGGTCGAATTCGACGCCAAACTGTCGGCCGATAACGTCGTCTTCCTGCTGCACGACGACACGGTCGATCGCACGAGCGACGGGCACGGGGCGGCCGCGCAGATGACCTATGCCGAAATCGAGAAGCTCGACGCCGGCAGCTGGTTCGACGCGCGCTTTGCCGGGCAGAAGATGCCCACGCTCGCGCAGGTCGCCGAGCGCTGCGAGGCGCTGGGCCTGGCGGCCAACGTCGAGATCAAGCCATGCCCGGGACGCGAGGCCGAGACGGGCAAGCGGGTGGCCGAAGCGGTCAGGACGCTGTGGGCCGGACAGGCCGTGCAACCGCTGCTCTCGTCGTTCTCGTACGAGGCGCTCGAAGCGGCCGCCGCCGCGGCGCCAGAGCTGCCGCGCGGCATGCTCTACGAAGCGGTGCCGGCCCATTGGCGCGACGATGCACGCAAGCTCGGCACCGTCTCGCTGCATGCGAGCCACAAGCATCTCGATGGCCCGCAGGTCGCCGAAATCAAGGCTTACGGCCTGCAAATGCTCGTCTACACCGTCAACGACCCGGCCCGCGCCCGCGAGCTCGCGGCGTGGGGTGTGGACGCCATCTGCACCGACCGCATCGACCTGATAGGCGACGACTTCCTCACCGCCGCCTGA
- the ugpA gene encoding sn-glycerol-3-phosphate ABC transporter permease UgpA, with the protein MAHNTRERPRFGTGWLPYALVAPQLFITVVFFLWPAGEALWQSTSAQDAFGLSSQFVGIDNFTALLSDALYLASFRTTMIFSGLVTVCGLVISLLLAAMADRVTRGKRTYQTLLIWPYAVAPAIAAVLWAFLFNPSIGLVTYGLAKLGIEWNHALNGGQAMFLVVLASIWKQISYNFLFFYAGLQAIPRSLVEAAAIDGAGPVRRFFGLVLPLISPTTFFLLVVNLVYSFFDTFPVIDAATGGGPGQSTMTLIYKIYSEGFKGLDLGSSAAQSVVLMAIVIVLTVVQFRFIERKVQYA; encoded by the coding sequence ATGGCGCATAACACCAGAGAACGCCCTCGCTTCGGAACCGGCTGGCTGCCCTACGCTCTCGTAGCGCCGCAGCTCTTCATCACGGTCGTGTTCTTCCTTTGGCCCGCGGGCGAGGCCCTGTGGCAGTCGACCTCGGCTCAGGACGCCTTCGGGCTGTCGAGCCAGTTCGTCGGCATCGACAATTTCACCGCGCTGTTGAGCGACGCGCTCTATCTCGCGTCGTTTCGCACCACGATGATCTTCAGCGGCCTGGTCACGGTCTGCGGGCTGGTCATTTCGCTGCTGCTCGCCGCGATGGCCGACCGGGTGACGCGCGGCAAGCGCACCTACCAGACGCTGCTCATCTGGCCGTACGCCGTCGCACCGGCCATTGCCGCCGTGCTGTGGGCCTTCCTGTTCAACCCGAGCATCGGCCTCGTCACCTATGGCCTCGCGAAGCTCGGCATCGAGTGGAATCACGCGCTGAACGGCGGACAGGCCATGTTCCTCGTCGTGCTCGCCTCGATCTGGAAGCAGATCAGCTACAACTTCCTGTTCTTCTACGCCGGCCTGCAGGCCATTCCACGCTCGCTCGTGGAAGCGGCGGCGATCGACGGCGCGGGACCGGTGCGCCGCTTCTTCGGGCTGGTGCTCCCGCTGATCTCGCCGACGACGTTCTTCCTGCTCGTGGTCAACCTCGTGTACTCGTTCTTCGACACTTTCCCGGTGATCGATGCGGCCACCGGCGGCGGCCCGGGTCAGTCGACCATGACGCTGATCTACAAGATCTACTCGGAAGGCTTCAAGGGGCTCGACCTCGGCAGCTCGGCGGCGCAATCGGTGGTGCTGATGGCGATCGTCATCGTGCTCACGGTCGTGCAGTTCCGCTTCATCGAACGCAAGGTGCAATACGCATGA